Proteins from one Cicer arietinum cultivar CDC Frontier isolate Library 1 chromosome 3, Cicar.CDCFrontier_v2.0, whole genome shotgun sequence genomic window:
- the LOC101505310 gene encoding subtilisin-like protease Glyma18g48580, whose product MGGSLFSLHIMVSLFFFFMFLLEAVHGTKKCYIVYLGAHSHGPRPTSFELEIATNSHYDLLSSTLGSLEKAKGAMIYSYNKHINGFSALLEEEEAADIAKNRNVVSVFLSKSHKLQTTRSWEFLGLHRNGKNTAWQKGRFGENSIIANIDTGVWPESKSFSDKGYGPIPSKWRGGKACQIRQFGKLKKNPCNRKLIGARFFSNAFEAYYGKLQPSLLTARDFVGHGTHTLSTAGGNFVPGASIFGIGNGTVKGGSPRARVATYKVCWSLTDVADCFGADVLAAIDQAISDGVDIISLSAAGQYLVRPEDIFTDEVSIGAFHALSRNILLVASAGNDGPTLGSVVNVAPWVFTIAASTLDRDFSSTVTFGNNQQITGASLFVNLPPNQAFSLILSTDAKFANASIRDALLCRPGTLDPSKVKGKIVSCLREGNIKSVAEGQEASSAGAKGLLLGNRRPQGRTTLSEPHVLSCVSKPWKEPNKTTPAAPERSGSHAPISDITSMDSKITSGTTIRFSRPKTFYGRKPAPLMASFSSRGPNKIQPSILKPDVTAPGVNILAAYSLFASASNLLSDNRRGFPFNVLQGTSMSCPHVAGIAGLIKTLHPNWSPAAIKSAIMTTATTQDNTNRPIQDASEKTLATPFAYGAGHVQPNLAIDPGLVYDLGLKDYLNFLCAYGYNQQLISALNFNGTFICSGSHSITDLNYPSITLPNLGLNVVNVTRTVTNVGPPSTYIAKAQLPGYKIVVVPNSLSFKKTGEKKTFQVIVQATSVTPRRKYQFGDLQWTNGKHIVRSPITAQRK is encoded by the exons ATGGGTGGCTCCCTATTTTCTCTTCACATTATGgtttcattatttttctttttcatgttCTTGTTGGAAGCCGTCCATGGAACCAAAAAG TGTTATATTGTATACTTGGGAGCACATTCTCATGGTCCCCGCCCTACATCTTTTGAACTTGAAATTGCTACCAATTCTCATTATGATTTACTAAGTTCAACCCTTGGAAG CTTGGAGAAAGCGAAAGGAGCAATGATCTACTCATATAACAAACATATCAACGGCTTTTCTGCGCTACTTGAAGAGGAAGAAGCTGCAGATATTGCAA AAAATCGAAATGTAGTGTCTGTGTTCTTGAGCAAATCTCACAAACTGCAAACTACACGTTCATGGGAATTTCTTGGACTGCACAGAAATGGTAAGAACACTGCATGGCAAAAGGGGAGATTTGGTGAAAATTCAATTATCGCAAACATTGACACGG GTGTTTGGCCAGAATCGAAGAGCTTCAGCGACAAAGGATATGGCCCAATCCCATCAAAATGGCGTGGGGGAAAAGCATGTCAAATTAGACAATTCGgcaaattgaagaaaaatccTTGCAACAG GAAGCTAATTGGAGCAAGATTCTTCAGCAATGCTTTTGAAGCATATTATGGCAAGCTTCAGCCATCACTACTTACAGCACGCGACTTTGTAGGCCACGGTACTCACACTCTATCAACAGCTGGTGGAAACTTTGTTCCAGGTGCAAGCATTTTTGGCATTGGCAATGGCACTGTTAAAGGAGGTTCACCAAGAGCTAGAGTTGCAACCTACAAAGTGTGTTGGTCTCTAACAGATGTTGCAGACTGTTTTGGTGCTGATGTATTAGCTGCTATTGACCAAGCCATTAGTGATGGTGTTGATATTATATCACTTTCAGCTGCAGGCCAATATCTTGTTCGACCCGAAGATATTTTTACCGACGAGGTTTCAATAGGTGCATTTCATGCACTTTCTAGAAATATATTGTTAGTTGCTTCTGCAGGGAATGACGGACCAACACTGGGAAGCGTTGTGAATGTAGCTCCATGGGTATTCACAATTGCTGCTAGTACATTAGACAGAGACTTCAGCAGTACTGTAACTTTTGGTAACAATCAACAAATTACG GGAGCCAGTCTTTTTGTAAACTTGCCACCAAACCAGGCCTTTTCTTTAATTCTTTCTACAGATGCTAAATTTGCCAATGCAAGCATTCGAGATGC CCTACTTTGTAGACCCGGAACACTAGATCCTTCAAAAGTGAAGGGGAAAATCGTGTCATGTCTACGAGAAGGAAATATAAAGTCAGTTGCTGAGGGTCAGGAGGCTTCATCTGCAGGCGCAAAGGGACTGCTTTTGGGCAATCGGCGACCACAAGGGAGAACAACACTTTCTGAACCTCATGTTTTGTCTTGTGTGAGTAAGCCATGGAAGGAACCAAATAAGACGACTCCTGCTGCACCAGAACGTTCAGGGTCACATGCTCCGATTTCCGACATAACTTCCAT GGACTCTAAAATAACTTCGGGTACTACAATAAGGTTTTCAAGACCAAAAACATTCTATGGAAGAAAACCAGCTCCACTAATGGCTTCATTCTCATCTAGAGGACCGAATAAGATTCAGCCATCAATACTCAAG CCTGATGTAACTGCACCAGGTGTCAACATACTTGCTGCCTATTCACTATTTGCAAGTGCATCCAACTTACTATCAGACAACCGACGAGGTTTTCCATTCAATGTACTACAAGGAACTTCTATGTCTTGCCCTCATGTTGCTGGCATTGCAGGACTTATCAAAACACTGCATCCTAATTGGAGTCCGGCAGCTATTAAATCAGCTATCATGACCACTG CAACCACACAAGATAACACAAACCGGCCAATTCAGGATGCATCTGAAAAAACACTAGCAACTCCGTTTGCTTATGGTGCAGGGCATGTTCAGCCCAACCTTGCAATAGATCCTGGACTTGTTTACGATTTAGGCCTTAAGGATTACTTGAACTTTCTATGTGCTTACGGATATAACCAACAACTCATTTCCGCACTTAATTTCAACGGTACATTTATTTGCTCAGGATCTCACAGCATAACAGACTTGAACTACCCTTCAATCACATTACCAAATCTTGGGTTAAATGTCGTTAATGTCACTCGCACAGTTACCAATGTTGGGCCACCAAGCACATACATAGCAAAAGCCCAATTGCCTGGATATAAAATTGTGGTTGTACCAAACTCCTTGAGTTTCAAGAAAACTGGTGAAAAGAAGACATTCCAAGTTATTGTGCAGGCAACAAGTGTGACTCCAAGGAGGAAATACCAATTTGGAGATTTGCAATGGACAAATGGAAAACACATTGTTAGGAGTCCTATCACAGCTCAGCGAAAATAA